The Victivallis sp. Marseille-Q1083 DNA window GCGGAATGCTTTCGCCGACATTAGGCGCTGCGTCGATGAAGATTTGCTGGACTTCATGTTCCTGATCAATATTTATGCGGCGGAAGGCGGCGGTTCCCGGAAATATCCGTGGTTCAATTGCGCCAGCGAGGAGGATGTCACCGGATTGATTGACCGGCTCCGGTTTGTCGCCGCTTCCGGCGTCAGACACATCATGATTTGCACGGATGACTGGACGCCGTTGATCGATGGGCGTTATGTCTGTCCGAATGAAGATGAGCGTTCGGTGTTCGGCGATTCCGTCGGCAAAGCGCACGCCTGCCTGATGAATCGATTGGCCGAGGCGCTGCTGCCGGAATTTCCGGCGCTGGAATTGTCGCTGGTACCGCCGCCGTATTCGGTTCGCAACCATCGTATCGGCGATCCGAAAATCTCCCGGTATCTGAAGGATTTCCACGCCGTCGCCCGCCCGGAAATCATCGTCGTCTGGACCGGCGGGGAGGTCTGTTCCCGCCGGATTTCCAAAGCGGACTTCGACGAATATCAACAGTATATTCCGGGTCGGCGGCTGATTTTGTGGGACAACAGCGACTGTTTCGAGGATTTCATGCCGGGTTTCGCTTCGACGTTTTATCCCGGTTTCGATACCGACAGCCATGGGACATTGTACGTCAATGCGTTCACTTTCGGCGCTCCCTGGCATATGCCGTTTGTCTGCACGGTTAACGACTATGCCTGGAACCCGGTTCAATATGATTTGAAACGCTCCTACCGGGCGGCGACTCTGCAGCTTTATGGCGAAGAACGCAGCCGGATTATCTGGGATTTCCGCTCGAAAGTGTTGGAACTGCTGGAGGCGCAGGCTGCCGATGACGAAGCGGCGCAGCGGAGGCTGCTGCCGGAGGCTGAAGCGTTGCTGGCGGAATTTCCCCGGTATGATTTGAGTACGCACCGCCTGCCGGAGACGCTGGAACGGGTGAAGGAGTTGCTGGATGCCGAAGTTCCGCAAATACCGGTGCCGATCATCGAAACCGAAATCGGCGAATTGGCGGATATCCCGCCGGAATTCTGGCAGCGGTGCGCCGTCTTTGCTTTGCAGGACAACCGGGGCGGCGATGGGGACGCAATGCTGGGCAGTACGGTCAGAATGGGTTTTGCCGGCCGGAGTTTGCTGATTCAACTGGATTTGGCGCAGCCGGCCATGGCGGACCTTGCCGAGCCGCGAAACCTGCGACGGCATGACGACGGCATTTATTCCAACCCGGAATTGATTGAACTGTTCGTTCAGCCGGGCGCCGGCGGCTACGGACATCTGGCGTTCGACTGTTTCGGCTATTCCGCCGAAGAGAAGAATATGGAAGGCAACGACGGTTGGAATCCCGACTGGCGGCTGATGGTCGAACGTCGGGAAAATTCCTGGACGGCGGTGATCCGGATTCCGCTGGCGGAGCTGGAAAAGCTGGCGCCGGTCCGGCCGCAGCCCGGCGTCGTCTGGCGTTTCAATATCCTGCGTCAGCCTTACCGGGGTGCAACTCAGGGGTTTTCGCCGACCCGCAGCCACTCCTTCCACACGCCGGCATTGTTCGGCATCGCCAGGTTCCAATAGGGTCCTATTCCTTCGCCGGCATTGCATTTTTGCTTTTTGACGGTATACTATCTTCAAGATGGAAGAAAATAGCGGTGCTGCGATGGAAAAACAAGCGGCGATCGGCCGTCGGCCTTCACGGGCGCAAGTCGATGAAATTATAGAATTTTCCGGTGAGGATGTCCTTTCCCGGGAATGGCAGGGGGCGGAAACGCTGGCTGAGCCGGTCGCGGAAGGGGTCATTCAGTTGGTCCGGATCGGCTTTCGCACGTTTTACAGCCAGCAGAATCAATTCCTGCAGGGGTTGAAAATGCGGGAATCGACGATCATGCACCTGGCGGTGGCCAACCGGCGGTCGCTGTTCAAGGACAGCGACGATTATTTGGTTTTCACGCTGCGTTACCCGTTGTTCGATCGCAGCCGGAACTCCTTTATCATCAATTCCGCCTCGTTGTTGATTTTTCCCCGACGGATTGTGCTGATTGAGCCGAATACGCCGAGCAGCATTTTCGAGACGGTCATCGGCGAGCTGACCGAACCGGCCGGGGTGCCGGTGCGCCGGCGGAGCCTGGCCGGCATCGCGCTGCATTTGATCAACGCGGTCGTCGGCGTATATTCCTCTTCGCTGGAGGAGTTCGGCAATGTGCTGAATCACTTCGAAGAAGAGGTCATCGGCAGCAACGGCAGAAAAGTGCTGGCGATGATGGCGCTGGTGCGCCGCCAGAATATCTTCCTGCAGCAGACAATCCTGCCGTTGAAGGAGATGACCTTCGAACTGCAGCATGCCGATTCGACGCTGATTGATCCGGAACTGTACAGCTGCCTGCACAGCGTCAGCGAGCATATCCTCCAGATCATCGACAGCGCCGGGATGCTCAGTCAGATCAATGCCGGATTGATCGATATCTACTCCAGCGCTCAGGCCAACCGGATGAACGACATCATGCGGTTGTTGACGATTTTTTCGGTGCTGGCGATTCCGCTGACGGTAGTCTCCGGTTTTTATGGGATGAATTTTGTCCATATTCCGGGATTGCACCGGCAGTATGGCGTACTGTGGGCGCTGGGGGCGATGGTGGTCTGGATCATCGGATTGATCTGGTATTTCCGGCGAAAGAAACTGTTTTGATAAAGAGCAATGCTCCGGGGCAGCGATTTTCATTTTGCGGGATAAGGTCGATCGAAACTTGGAACAATGGCATTCACGACAGCAAGTTTTCGCAATTTCAACTTATCGCCGAAATTTTGTCGTATCCCGGCAACGGTCGTTGACCATCCGGTAGGCGTGCAAAAAAAAATGGAACCGTTGTTGAGGCGGTTCCATTTTTTTGCGGATTGCTCTACTCGCTCAACACCGGGCCGTCTTTGTAATCCGGCGCCGTCGCATCGGCCGGCGACAACTGCTGGACGTTCTGCAGGTCGGTCGGCTGGGTGATATTGACGTCGCCGGCTGGCGAAAACTGTTCGAAATCTTTTTTGAATTCGGCGTCGTCTTCATTTTTCGGCGCATCGGTGCGGATGACGGCCGGGGCCGGCTCATTGGGATCGTGCCAGTCGTCCGGGTTGCTATGGAGACAGCCGCTCACTCCGAACAGGAGCGTTCCGGCCGTCAGGAAACTGTAAAATATCGTTTTCATCGCATTCTCCTCCTTGCTGAAAAACAGATAATCTTCATTTCTGTGACTACTGAAAATAGAATGCGAAAAGTAAAAAATGCAAGCTGTCAAGCAGGAAAATTGACGGAAGAACCGAATTTTTTATAAAAAATATGCGTTGGTGCCGGAAAACCGTTTGCCAAATGCCGGATGAAATGTTATAGTGATCAATCGTGTTATAACCCGGAGTGGATTCATGGGCGGATACAACCGGTGGTCCGGTATTTTGCTGCTGGCTGGAGTGGCAATGTTGAGCGGCTGCGTCAGCCAACCGGCACCGGAGCTGGTTGAACCGGTACGGTTCCGGGCAGTTCCGGCCGAAGCGTCGTCGGGACGTTTCCTGTCCGAGTCGAATTTCATCGGGAAGTGGCAGGTGATGCTGCCGGTGACGGTTGCGGCGGCTTCGGATTTGACGGTGACCGGGACGAAAAATGCGGTTCATCGTTTCGAGTTGCCGGCCGATGGCGCTCCGGTGATCGCAAGTGCCGGCAAAGACGGCGGTGTCGACCTGGCGGATCGGCTGGCGGCGGCTGATGCGGCGTTGACCGCGTTGACGGGGGAATTGGTGGTGCCGGGGGCCAGGCCGATGGATGCGCTGCTCTATGTCGGCAGTTCCGGTGCGTTGAAGATTTATCTGAATGGCCGGTTGGTTTACGTCTATGACCAGTTGCCGAGGCGGGCGGTTCGGGACCAGGAACGCGTTGAAGTGCGGCTGCAGCCCGGCGTCAACGTTTTGAAGCTGATCAGCATGAGCGGCCGGGGCGAATGGAAGGTGTATTGCCGGCCGGCCGGCGCGGATGAAATGCCCTGGAAGTTTGCCGAAGAGAACACGAGAGCGGGCGAAATCAGTAAAAAATGACGCGGAATGCGGAATTTTTTTGAAAAGAGCGTTTGCAAAATGCCGGAGCGCCTTTATATTAAAGGCTTGTCTAAACGATAAAATGCTCGAATGGCGGAATTGGCAGACGCGCATGGTTGAGGGCCATGTGGAGCGATCCATGGGGGTTCAAGTCCCCCTTCGAGCACCATCTGTAGGGGTGCCCGAGGCGGCAGAGGTTGAACGGATGGCGCGGATAATTGACATGGTTTGGATGATTTCTCTGGTTGCCCACATAGCTCAGTCGGTAGAGCACGTCCTTGGTAAGGACGAGGTCTCCGGTTCAAGTCCGGATGTGGGCTCCATTGTTTATAGATAATTTATATAAAAGTAGAAAACAAGTTTCAACAAAACTCTAACGGTCAGCAATACCAGGAGGACTGAAAGAATGGCTAAAGAAAAATTCGAAAGAACAAAGCCGCACGTGAACATCGGCACGATCGGCCACGTGGACCACGGCAAGACGACGCTCACCGCGGCGATTACCATGGTTCTGAACAAGAAATACGGTTCCGGCATCATCAAGAAATATGATGAGATCGACAACGCGCCGGAAGAGCGCGAACGCGGCATCACGATCAATACTTCGCACGTCGAGTACGAGACGGCCAACCGCCATTATGCCCACGTCGACTGCCCGGGCCATGCTGACTATGTTAAGAACATGATCACCGGTGCGGCCCAGATGGACGGCGCCATCCTGGTGATCGCCGCGACCGACGGCCCGATGGCTCAGACTCGCGAGCACGTGCTGCTGGCCCGTCAGGTCGGTGTGCCGGCGCTGGTGGTTTTCATGAACAAAGTCGACCAGCTGGACGATCCGGAATTGCTCGAGCTGGTGGAAATGGAAATCCGCGAGCTGTTGAGCTCCTATGAATTTCCGGGCGATGATATTCCGATCATCAAGGGTTCCGCGCTGAAGGCGGTGGAAGCCGAAGGCAATCCGGACGATCCGGCCTGCGCCTGCATCCTCGAACTGATGGAAGCGGTCGACAGCTATATTCCGGAGCCGAAACGCGATATCGATCTGCCGTTCCTGATGCCGATCGAAGACGTGTTCTCGATCGAAGGCCGCGGTACCGTGGTGACCGGCCGTGTCGAACGCGGTGTGATCAAGGTCAACGACGAAGTTGAAATTATCGGAATCCGGCCGACGACCAAAACGACGGTTACCGGTATTGAAATGTTCCGCAAACTGTTGGAAGAAGGCCGCGCCGGCGACAACATCGGCTGCCTGCTCCGCGGGACGAAGAAAACCGACGTGGAGCGCGGTCAGGTGCTGGCGAAGCCGGGCTCGATCACGCCGCACACCAAGTTCAAGGCGGAAATCTACGTGCTGTCGAAGGAAGAAGGCGGCCGTCATACCCCGTTCTTCAACAACTATCGTCCGCAGTTCTATTTCCGTACGACTGACGTGACTGGTATCATCACGCTGCCGGAAGGCACCGAGATGGTAATGCCGGGTGACAACACTTCGATCATCGTCGAATTGATCGCCCCGATCGCGATGGAAAAATCCCTGCGCTTCGCGATCCGCGAAGGCGGTCGCACCGTCGCTTCCGGCCGTGTGTCGGACATCATCGAGTAAGAGAGCTTTTTCAAGCAGGTTTCCCGGCGTTCGCATGGAACGCCGGGATGCTTCTCAAGCTTTCCGGAAGGTAATTACAAATGAGAGAATTGGTCATTTTGGAGTGCACGGAATGCAAGCGTCGTAATTATACGACGAAAAAAGAAAAACGCAATACGCCGGAACGCCTGGAAAAGAAGAAGTATTGCAAATTTGACAAAAAGCATACCGTTCACAGAGAAACGCGTTGACGTTTTGAGTTGTTAAGTTTGTGCAGGAGTGTAGCTCAGTTGGCTAGAGCAGCGGTCTCCAAAACCGCAGGTCGTGAGTTCGAGCCTCACCGCTCCTGCCATTTATGGTATATACAATAAGGCAAGTGAAGTTATGAAAACAACCGTGATGGGGCGGGTGCGTCATTTTTTGGTGGAAACTGCCGGCGAATTAACCCGCTGCACTTGGCCGAGCAGAAGCGAATTGATGGAATCGACCATTCTGGTCATCTTTGTCACCATCGTGCTTGCTGCGTTTGTCGCTGCGGTTGATGCGATTTTTCGTTATTTCATGCATTTGATAACCGGCTAGGGGTGAGAGTCATGGACGAAAAGAGAAGCTTGGGCCAATGGTTTGTCGTGCAGACATTGTCGGGACAGGAAAACAAGGTTCGTGATTCGATTCAGCGTCAGGTACAGCTCGGCGATGCGGTCGGCGTTTATGAAGCCTATATTCCGACCGAGAAGGTGTCGGAAGTGCGCCAGGGCAAAAAGACGACTACCACCCGCAAACATTTCCCCGGTTATATTCTGGTGCGGATGGATTTGTACGATCCGCAAACCAACATCATCAATGAAGACGCCTGGTATTTCATTCGCAATGTCCAGGGCGTGATTGGGTTTATCGGCGGCGGCAACACGCCGATGCCATTGTCT harbors:
- the rpmG gene encoding 50S ribosomal protein L33, with amino-acid sequence MRELVILECTECKRRNYTTKKEKRNTPERLEKKKYCKFDKKHTVHRETR
- the secE gene encoding preprotein translocase subunit SecE, with translation MKTTVMGRVRHFLVETAGELTRCTWPSRSELMESTILVIFVTIVLAAFVAAVDAIFRYFMHLITG
- the nusG gene encoding transcription termination/antitermination protein NusG; amino-acid sequence: MDEKRSLGQWFVVQTLSGQENKVRDSIQRQVQLGDAVGVYEAYIPTEKVSEVRQGKKTTTTRKHFPGYILVRMDLYDPQTNIINEDAWYFIRNVQGVIGFIGGGNTPMPLSESEVNDLFRQTHEEEAIKPKISFEIGETVRICDGAFENFEGAIQEIDNERGKLKLMVSIFGRSTPVELEFWQVDREL
- a CDS encoding CorA family divalent cation transporter yields the protein MEKQAAIGRRPSRAQVDEIIEFSGEDVLSREWQGAETLAEPVAEGVIQLVRIGFRTFYSQQNQFLQGLKMRESTIMHLAVANRRSLFKDSDDYLVFTLRYPLFDRSRNSFIINSASLLIFPRRIVLIEPNTPSSIFETVIGELTEPAGVPVRRRSLAGIALHLINAVVGVYSSSLEEFGNVLNHFEEEVIGSNGRKVLAMMALVRRQNIFLQQTILPLKEMTFELQHADSTLIDPELYSCLHSVSEHILQIIDSAGMLSQINAGLIDIYSSAQANRMNDIMRLLTIFSVLAIPLTVVSGFYGMNFVHIPGLHRQYGVLWALGAMVVWIIGLIWYFRRKKLF
- a CDS encoding beta-N-acetylglucosaminidase domain-containing protein, with product MMTILAAGLLAGLSLPAADFSGRLTPLPQRIGTAWRCYPVIAGQYRIAVRDGAPANVQIGAELLRGALERVERPGSGKPWTVEAGTLAEPAIRRLLPDAADWNVRLPKHGYLIRPLDDSRLVVAGKDARGAFYGLMTLRQLVGPEGLAAADIIDYPVWADRYVADYGPARYRDYLELAGRKVSGFAFQWRLGEWCEFSPDADSGPEPLRNAFADIRRCVDEDLLDFMFLINIYAAEGGGSRKYPWFNCASEEDVTGLIDRLRFVAASGVRHIMICTDDWTPLIDGRYVCPNEDERSVFGDSVGKAHACLMNRLAEALLPEFPALELSLVPPPYSVRNHRIGDPKISRYLKDFHAVARPEIIVVWTGGEVCSRRISKADFDEYQQYIPGRRLILWDNSDCFEDFMPGFASTFYPGFDTDSHGTLYVNAFTFGAPWHMPFVCTVNDYAWNPVQYDLKRSYRAATLQLYGEERSRIIWDFRSKVLELLEAQAADDEAAQRRLLPEAEALLAEFPRYDLSTHRLPETLERVKELLDAEVPQIPVPIIETEIGELADIPPEFWQRCAVFALQDNRGGDGDAMLGSTVRMGFAGRSLLIQLDLAQPAMADLAEPRNLRRHDDGIYSNPELIELFVQPGAGGYGHLAFDCFGYSAEEKNMEGNDGWNPDWRLMVERRENSWTAVIRIPLAELEKLAPVRPQPGVVWRFNILRQPYRGATQGFSPTRSHSFHTPALFGIARFQ
- the tuf gene encoding elongation factor Tu; translated protein: MAKEKFERTKPHVNIGTIGHVDHGKTTLTAAITMVLNKKYGSGIIKKYDEIDNAPEERERGITINTSHVEYETANRHYAHVDCPGHADYVKNMITGAAQMDGAILVIAATDGPMAQTREHVLLARQVGVPALVVFMNKVDQLDDPELLELVEMEIRELLSSYEFPGDDIPIIKGSALKAVEAEGNPDDPACACILELMEAVDSYIPEPKRDIDLPFLMPIEDVFSIEGRGTVVTGRVERGVIKVNDEVEIIGIRPTTKTTVTGIEMFRKLLEEGRAGDNIGCLLRGTKKTDVERGQVLAKPGSITPHTKFKAEIYVLSKEEGGRHTPFFNNYRPQFYFRTTDVTGIITLPEGTEMVMPGDNTSIIVELIAPIAMEKSLRFAIREGGRTVASGRVSDIIE